The window GCTTAAACCCTAAACGGAGTAGGCAAGGCTTACCGTAAGTTGGAGTACTATGACCATGATACAAGGCTACAACAAGCACTGCTCGACTGGTTGTTAGGGCGCCGCGAGCTGGAATGGAAGCACCACTACGCTGTTGTTGTCTTCAAAGTCGAATGCTTGCAGTTGCTTCACATTGTTAGGCAGGGGAGGATAAATATACTCCTGAGATCAAAAGGATATTGTTGATGACACTGCTGTGGGAGTTAGTTTCTTGCCTAGTTCTTATTTCTTGAGGCAACTCCAACAACTTCCTCATACTTTTATTTTTCCAGAGTTTTGAGTAAATAAGATTGTTTTTACTAAAATATATTATTTTAGAGATAGAGAAGGAAGAAGACAAACTTCTGTAATTGTACAATCGTTAAAATTATAGTGAAGAATTATGAAAATTGTAAGACAGAGAAGAAGTTCAAGCAATAATTAAACAAATTTTGATTTTACCTTCTAGAGTAACGGTTGGAATGACTCGTATATTTTCATGGTGACTTGTGAGTCGTGAATCTTATGTTATAGCTCATTAGCTTGCCGAAGTTGCTTTGCATTTAAACTCTTAACTTGTATGGTGTCATGATGTACCACCTATTTTGAGCAACTATATGTTGCTCAATATATGTACTTACTAGTTAAATCTTACTTTAGAGGAGCCGGGTCATTTCCTTTCAAACAAATAAACAAAAAACAAAAACAAAATTTGATGGAACCATATATGGATTTGACAGAAAATGGGAGATTTGTGTCGAGTAGAGGATGCTAAATTTTGCAAATGTAAGTCATAATTTGAGATTTTGTGTTATATATGCCACTTTACAATTTTAGAGTCTTGTGGGCTGTTTATGCAGTCGATTGATTTTTGATTTTTCTACCCGGATTCACTCATTCACACATGCCAAGCTGCAGTTTCATTGTTAACTACACGTGTGACACATACATTTTCAGCCTCATGCAGTTGACCATCGGCTGTACATCATCTTTCTCGACGTTGTTTTCGTTTTCTTTTTCCTCATTGACAGTTTGGCTTATGGATTTGGGAAGGTCCTATGGATCTCCCTACCCACTGAAGTTTGATTACTGTGACCACTTTGAATCCAAAACCTGAAAGGTAACAACTAGTATTGTCTTTCTCAAGTCTTACTCAAATTAGTATAGTAGCTATATGGTATTGAAATCTTTCTTGAATGTTCAAAGTGCTTGCGTGCTTGTTTGCTGCTGTGGAAACTGGGTTTGGCCTTTCATAGCCAGCTTGATGAGCACTGGAATTTGAGCATCTTCGATTGTTAAGCTTGCGGTCAACATCCATTTGCTTCCTTTGAGTTGAAACTGGGTCTTTCTTGTTGTCATTGATGGTCATCAAAGCATTGTAAGAGTTGCTGATTGAGTTGATCTGTTTGATTGTTCATTGTTTCTCTTGGATCCTTGTTTCTTTATTGGTATGTTGGTCTAACTTGATAGTTACGAGGGTCAGCATAGCTCACCAGAGTGATGTATCCAATATGGCGATTCTCTGATATCTCATTTCAGTGATCCATTGGGACTGAGGTCAATATCCCAGAAATCAATATGAACACTTCTGTGAGAATGTGTATTGAATTGGTCAGAAATACTTGTCAATCTTTGTAGCTAACGGCTTTTAGTTATGGATGCTTTGCAAGTCATTTCTTCTGCAACACAGATAGTGTCAAACATGGTAGGTGCCATTGCTGCATTAGAACAAGCATCTAGGAACTTAGATGAAGGTCCAAAGAGAATTCGAAGCCTAGAGGAATTTGTCTGTGATCTTGAGAACTTGATTCGCCGACTTAAGCACAAGCATGTCAATAAACTTCATAATCCTCAGTTAGATCACCAAATTCAAAGCTTGAATTCCCTGATAGAACGTCTGCTTCCAAACATCAGCAAGGCCAGGAGAATGGTGTCAAAGAGTAGGTTTAAGAACTTGGCCAAGGTAGTTTGGACTTCCATGGCTGGAGACCCACTTGGGAAGCTTGTGAACTCAATAAAGGATGACTTGAACTGGTGGCTGGAATCACAAAGATTGGTCCACGATGTTGAGAAGACACTCGAGTCGACTGCACAAGACAGCGGTGTTCGACTGAAAATTAGGACTGAACAAGGCTACCCAGTTTCTAGTAAATGCTACTTTGTTAGGAATTTACTGGAAAAGGATGGCTCCCAACGTGTCATTCTCATTGTTGGGCTATCTGGTATTGGGAAGTCATTTCTGGCTCGTCAAGTAGCTTCTGATCCCCCTGAGAAATTTATGGATGGTGCAGTTGAACTAGGCTTTGGCCAATGGTGCAGTAGAGCTGCTTGTAACAGAAGCATAGTTGAATACCAGAGGCGCTTGGCAAGAAAACTTTGTAAATTTCTGGTGCAGATTGGGTTTCGGAAGAAGATTAGAGATGAACATGGTGGAGATCTAGAATATATATGTTGCTTGCTTCAAGAAGCCTTGTATGGGAAGAGCATTCTTATACTTCTTGATGATGTTTGGGAGCAGGACATAGTTGAGCGGTTCACAAAGCTATATGATAATGATTGCAGGTACCTTGTAACAACAAGAAACGAAGCTGTCTATGAAATTACAGAAGCAGAGAAGGTGGAATTAAGCAAAGATGATGTAAAGGAGACAAGCATGGAAGTTCTTCTCTACCATAGCCTCCTTAGCAAAGAAGAGTTACCGGTATGAACTAAATGAATCTACAATCTTATTATCCAATATAATTACGTACACTGCATTAACACAATTATCTCAGCTTCTACATTCTGTGATGTTTGATGCATAAAAGATTTATTTGCATGATAGTTAAGCATCTACATGTATCTATGCAGTGGTACACTTGCTTTTGATTTATTATAGCTTATATGCAGAACTGCTATGAATAATGAATTCATTTCTGTCCTCCTTCCCTTAAAGGCTTTCTACCCGTAGAATACAGGCTAGTTGCATTTGAGTGGAAACATTTGTGCTCAGATGGTTTTTCCAATTCAAAACATCTGAGGCTAGTGGACTTAAGAAATTGTAGTAAAGACTATAAGATATATACTTCTAGATGATGATGATGATGATCCTGCTCATAGTCTTCCAGACCAGTCAGCATAATAATGTATCGTACAATATTAGTTTCTCCTTATCATGTATGCTCACAACCAAGTTCAGGAATCTGACACTAACACATGGTATTTGAAGGTCAAAAACTTGGGGAATTTTATGTTTGCTTCCTAATATTTGGGGCAATTTATTGCTGTAGTATCTCAGATACATGCACTCTAATTTTGTGCTCCTCACTCAAATTTTTGCAATATTGTTGACTTCTTTGGTGGAATTTTATTATACTACAGCAAGTAGCAGAGAACTTACTTGAGCGCTGCGGTCACCATCCTTTAACAGTTGCGGTTATGGGTAAGGCTCTCAGAAAAGAAACAAGAGCTGATAAATGGGAAAAGGCCATCACCAACTTATCCACATTTGCTACGTGTGCACCTGGTCCTGTATCATATGTCAATGAAAAAGAAGCTGAGAATGCTTTAACCATTTTCGGATCCTTTGAATTCAGTCTAGATGCAATGCCTGGAGACTCTAGAGAGCTTTTTATAGCTTTGTCGGCTCTTTCGTGGGAAGAACCTGTGCCAGAAGCTTGTGTGGAGGCTGTTTGGTCAGTTCTGGGACAGGAGACCCTGTTCCCACTCATAGTCTGCAAGCTTGTAGAAGGCTGACTATTGATGAAAATTGATACAGATCCCTTGTACTTGGTACATGACATGGTTGCTCTGTACCTTGAGAGCAAGACAAACAATTCAGTCCAGATATTACTAAATGCAACCACAGTCGAAGAAGCAGCATTCATCTGCCCTTGGCTTCTTATATTTGGGAAAGAGAGAGTAAATTATTTTTCCGAAAAGAGAATAGTGTCTTTCCTCGGTGCTTTTGAGGAAAAGCATGTGATTATCACCTTAGAAGCAACTATCCAGGCTCTAATGGCTAGCAAGTCCATATCAGAACTTGAAGACAGTAGAGCAATCTTCAGTAGCTTATTGGGTCCTAGGACTGCAGACCTGATCTCCACTGAATCACAGAGCCTGATTGCTGTGTCTGCACAAGCCATCACCATCATATTTAGCAAGAGTGACTATTGCAATTATTTCCCATCCCTTGAATATACTGGTGCAGTCAGCAAGTTGGCTTGCATCTTAGAAAATTGTGACGACTCTGTGATCCAAACAGATATTTCAGTTGTTCTTGCAAAGCTTGCAGAATTTGGAACCCAAGAAACAGTCGATAAGGTGCTTCAGAGCATTCAATTTCATCAGTTGGCAGAGTTGCTCTCTCCAAATAATGACCAATGGCATGATAGCATGTTTTCAATACTGATCTCATTGATGAAAGCTGGGAAATCAAAAGCTGTGGAGAGAATGCTTGCTTTTGAGATTGATAAGGCTCTTCTTAGACTCCAACAGAATGGATCCGAAGTAGCTCAACACCATGCAATAGTTGCATTGAAGACATTTTATGAGTTGGGGGGCTCCCATCTGGTTGGAACTCTTGAACCAAAAAATATAAACCTTTTGCCATGGCAAGCTAGGCATTGTTTGGAGAGATTTGTTTTGTCGGATCAAAGTGTTCCTCTTTTACCACAGCTGCAAACTTTTGAAGATCTTATTTATAAGGTACTACACAATGATAGCAAGCTGGTATTGGAAGCAATGCAAGATCTCATACCAATCATTGAGAATGCAGGAGAACCAAGCATCAGAGACATGATTATAGAAAGTCCCCTCATCAAACAACTTTCTGAACTCTTGCAACGTGGAAGCTTTGAAGATAACTCAATAAAATCTCAAACTGCTTTTCTATTGATGAAGCTAGCTTCCTCTGGTGGTGAATCCTGCATTCAAAAGTTTCTCGAGTACGATATTATACCTGATCTAGTTAAGATGATGCAGTGCAGCAGTATAGAGTTGCAGGATGCAGCCTATACAGCACTACACCAAATGTGTTTCGGAAGCAGCGGAATTCTCGTTTTGAACCAAATCCTCCAGATGGGTCTCATAGAGAGGATGGCTCAATCACTGGAAAGCAAATCAAGGAAGACCAGGGAAGTGAACGTGCACTGTTTTTTAGATATTGTGGAGCTCGGAAACAAAGCCTGCATCGAGAGGATGATTCCACTGCAAGTGGTGGAGAAGCTTGTGAAAATAGAAAAGGCTAGTGGGGGAACTAGTGAAACACTGCTTGGATTTTTAAAGGGAATTGATAAGTGTAAGCATCTATCTGTGGCAGAGCGTAGAGTGATGAAACAACAAGTGATTAGGAAGATAAGGGCTTCCCTTAAAGGCCATAAATTTGAGTTTCAAATTTTGGGAGCTGTTGATGCTTGTGTATCTGAGGGATCAAAAGCAGGTAGTAGTAGTGGTAGCAGTAGAGGTAAACACAAAAGGGGATAGCTTTGCAGCTTCATCAATGAGTCTCAGATCAGGTGCTGCCCAAGTCTTAACTTTCTTTTCACCTTACAATAAGATTTAAATGTCAATAATTTTTTTTATTCAAACCTCCAACAATTTGGACAATATATAAATGATTTCTAGGAACTTCCCATTTAGCTTCCTTTCTCAACAATGAAAAGCCTGATTGACCTTAGTATGTTAAGCAGCAACTCATATGGTTTATTTGCGGTCAGAGGATGAAGATAGCAAATATAATCCATGTCCATAAAAACTGTGAACGATCAGCAAACTATAGAAAATGTGAACTACAACCAAACAAAGTTGAAAAGTTGAATTTGAAATCTCCTAATGACAATAGTAATGAAGATGAGAACAAAAAGGTTTACCACAAAGTTATTTGAAACCTCGTACAGACCTTTGAACTACATTGTCATGCTTTAACGCAGGAACTGCCGCGCATAACAAGTTCTACTGGTATAGAAAGATATATACACTACTAAGAAACAGTACGAGGAGAATTATAATATAACAACTCAATATATAGAGTTCGAGGAAGAACAACTTAGCAGGTCATGCCCATTAGATCAGTCTTTGAGCTCCTCCATCTTGCCCTATTAGTTCAGCACATTAGATAATTAAGAATCCAAGTGGAGTATTGAGGCTGTCGGGTTTATGAGCATACCTGTGAGATGAGCTGTTCAGCATCAGTTCGTTTAAGAAAATGCATTGAGTGACGAGTAAAATTTGCTTTCTTATCATCGCTGAGTAGTATATCTCCACCCATGTCATCAAGAACTCGCACCTTGATGTAAGGATCTTTTGGTGGCACCATATCCTGGCAAACACAACTTAGCATGATAATCTAAAACAACAAAGACTCATCTTTTTCACTAACAAAGTAGAATCCACAAGTTATCAATCATAATTTGTTAGGCATACCCTTGGAGCATCTACTAAACAATAGGCATATTTCAAATCCTGTGTCCATAGGCAGATACGGTTAGTAAAATTTCAGCTCGGTTGTACCTGCATGGTTATAAGTGCAATGTGGAACAATAGTTGGTAAAGATGATAACAGTAAGACATACAAATCAGTAAGAAGCAGTTTAATCATGTAAAATACACCAGAAATGATATTACAGATAAGCCATTAAACAGCGTTTGTTGCGAACTAAAGAGAGGTGGTGGATTACCTTCAGTTGGCACATCTTAACTGTGAGTTTCAGACAGATTGTAAAGTAGCAGTGGCTGAGTTACAACTCCAGGATCACCTTCAATTGGTTTTTGGTAATCTTATAGAAGATATTCAACAGTTATATATGCAGATGCATCATGTTTCCATTACTTTTGCTCCTAGAACTACAAATAAAGTAGCTCATAGATTAGCTAGCTTTGCTTTTGATAGCACAAACCAGGTTGAATGGGTAGATTCTGTTCCATTCTTCCTTAGAGATGTTCTGTATTTGGATTACATCCATTCTCATTAATAAACCAAGGGCTACTGCCCTCTTTAACACAAAAAAAAAAAGAAAAAAAAAGAAGGTGGTGGATGAGTGCCCCATAGTGATCCTCATTTTTCGCTGTCTCGACATTCAATCCTTGTTCCTCCATCCTCCTATTGCAACATGAAGTCAGATGAGTTGATTGGGGTACGTAGCCAGAAGATTTATCATAGCCATAAGATATATCATATGATATAGAATTGTAAACATAAAGAAGACAGAAGGACAGATAGCCATAAGATATATCATATGATATAGAATTGTAAACATAAAGAAAACAGAAGGACAGATTTCGAATATATTTGACAGGGAGTTTTTAGTTAAATAAAAACTAAACTACAAATTAACTCCTGAGGAAAGTTGCAAACTGCTTCCCAT of the Fragaria vesca subsp. vesca linkage group LG6, FraVesHawaii_1.0, whole genome shotgun sequence genome contains:
- the LOC101306074 gene encoding DNA replication complex GINS protein PSF1-like, with product MYGRKACQLVKEIASAEKGQLTPFSSDLCDEVIEECKQHYHELECLIRRMEEQGLNVETAKNEDHYGALIHHLSLVRNKRCLMAYLYNRAEILLTDMVPPKDPYIKVRVLDDMGGDILLSDDKKANFTRHSMHFLKRTDAEQLISQGKMEELKD